The sequence CTGCAGTTCCTGCCTCTGTCGGCTCAAGtctctggcctcctcctcctgcgctCGCCTCAAGCTCTCGATCCTCTCCCGCTCTGCGGCCGCCTCCCTGGCGTTCGCCGCGCGCAGCATCTCCAGCAGCTCCCTCTGGTGCTCCAGCGCCCGCGCCTCCTGCTTCTGGGCGTTCCTCAGAGCCTCGATCAGCTCCCGCTCCCTCTCCAGCACGCGCATTTCTCCTTCAGGCACTCGGCTGACTTTGTGCTTGTCTgtaaggagagggaagggaagaaccAGATGTATTGTCGCTTTATAATCAAGGATGGAACTAGAAAGTGAATATTTGTTACTAACTTCATTTGATATTTAGCTGCATTCAAAGTGTAGCAGATTCATTCACTTGGTTTACATTTGGTGATTATGGCTGCTGAGATACCACATGGCTTTCTTTAAATTAATGAGTACATACAGTGaactgtttgatgttttggctcTTTGTTGATTTCTTTTCTAGTTAGACTGTAATGGAAATTTAGTAAGGTGAAAAATCCAGGATGTTGTTTGTGCCTATCTTGAAACTCTAGAGAAGTCATGATGATACACAGCTAATTTGACAACTAATACAACTGCTCATGTGACTTCACTTAAAGtaccatcaaattaaagctgacaaTCTGAAGGTCAATTCTTCCCTAGCGTCCAACAGGAAAAGTAATAAGCAAGGAAGCCAAAACGTCAAAAGGTGTGTCACTGTCCAAACACCTGTAGAGCTCACTGAGTTGGCTTTACATCTGCACAGTGCCAATGCCTTGAGTGTAAAACCAAGATTTTGCCTGTCAGGCTTGTGATGCTTAATTTCAACTTCCCCACTGTGAAGTATACTGGCCCATGACAAGCAGGTGAGATGCatttatactgaacaaaaatataaacgcaacacttttgtttttgatcccatttttcatgagttgaaataaaagaccTAAGATGTTTTCTATgaacacaaaaggcttatttctctcaaattttgttcacaaatttgtttaaatccgtgttattgagcacttctcctttgccaagataatccatccacctgacaggtgtggcatatcaagatgctgattaaacagcatgattattgcacaggtgtgccttgggctggtcacaataaaaggccactctaaaatgtgcagttttatcacacaacacaatgccacagatgtcgcaagttttgagggagcgtgcaattggcatgctgactgcaggaatgtccaccagagctcatgttgcagcatgataatgcacggccccatgttgcaaggatctgtacacaattcctggaagctgaaaacatcccagttcttgcacggcctgcatactcaccagacatgtcacccattgagcatgtttgggacgctctggatcggtgtgtacgacagcgtgttccacttcctgccgatatccagcaacttcacacagccattgaagaggagtggaccgacactccacaggccacaatcaacaacctgatcaactctatgcgaaggagatgtgtcgcactgcatgaggcaaatggtggtcacaccagatactgactagttttcaaaaaatgcatatctgtagccctagtcatgtgagatccatagttcagtgcctaataaatgtcttttttcaagataaaactgcacattttagagtggccttttattgtgaccagcccaaggcacacctgtgcaataatcatgctgtttaatcagcatcttgatatgccacacctgtcaggtggatggattatcttggcaaaggagaagtgctcactaacacggatttaaacaaatttgtgaacaaaatttgagagaaataagccttttgtgtgcatagaaaaagtcttagatcttttatttcaactcatgaaaaatgggagcaaaaccaaatgtgttgcgtttatatttttgttcagtgtaattTCCCTGATTATGATTTATTCATGAAGATGCTTTTGAAAAACAGTCCGAATTTTTCACATTCACGATTAAACCACAGCAAACTGAGAAAGCCTACCTGAACATTTCTCTTTGACCACAATTATATCTGACAGTTTAGCCGTGTCTTTAACTTTAACAGGCGAGTGCTGTAATGTGTTGGATGGCTTTGGTTTCTTTATTTCCCCCAGCTCAGTGGCCTCGGGGTGTATCTTGGCCAGGTGCCGGTGCAGgttgctggtgttgctgttgtGCTGTATCTTTTTCATGCAGAGCAGACACAGAGCGCAGTTCTGATTCTCCAGCCGCTCGTAGTGCTTCCAGATCAAGCTGCGTTTGCGCGTTGAGCGGCCGTCACCGCTGGcttcttgtttcctttgttttactGCGACTTCTTCCGCGGCTTCGAGGATGCCGCTAATAGCACAGGTGATCTCAGCTCCGTTCACTGTGGCGATGCAGTCGGAGTCTCCGTCCTCCAGCGCCACCTCCACTATTTAAGAGGAAAACAAGAGTATGAGAAGATGCTTTATCTCTGTATTCTTCTTACTTTACATGTGACAGGAGATAATGACTGTGAGGTTAAAGTACTGACCGTAAACTTTAATTTAATGGGAAATGCCACtcacaaaaaaatcattatgtttATTACCTACATCCctactttctgttttctgaGGAACAGGTCAAGTCATTTTAAACCTTTGAATCTGTTAAGCGGTTATCTTTCAGAAACTTAGCTGGTGTGAGATAACAGGACAGCAACAGTTAACTTGTCACCTGCCAACCGACCATTAGGAAAAACAAGCTATGTGACATCATTCAGGACTCAGGAGGATAACGACACCCTTGTCCAGTACAACCATATCTGGGTAAGAAACACAATGTTATGTTTCTTGTGGGTGGTATATCCCATTACAGGTTACAGGTATTTCCagcattattttaatttttgtatGTACTTTGTCTCCCTATTTCAGATTGCCAAAAGCAGTCGGGCAGATTAAGATTATATTTCTGTACTCATGTTTTGTATGGAGTCAAAATTGCTTGATGTGCCATGACTATGTTTCGTGGTTTTACTAATAAATATTTGTGTTGCTGGAATCTATTCTTTTCCGATCCTATCTATGGGGCATTATCCTACAGAAGAAAAATCTAGTCACATAAGGAAATACAGTTGCTATGAAGGCATACACCTGATCGATCGCCAGACACCCCTAtcctgtctgttgctctgcacAATTCAGGTCAGTCTCTCTCATCAAAGAGGCCACTGATCACTGACTGGCTGAATATCCTTTGGGCAGTGGACTGTCCTTGATACACATGGGAAAGGGAAACAGTTGAGAGTTGAGGAAGCAACTCAGCAGTGTGGCTTCCCCTTGAAGTGGATTTAACAACTGAAATCAGTAAGGACTGTTGTCTTCACCTGGAGCCATCTGTATAGGTTATGGACAGAGCAGGTGTTCATAATGTGCTTTGCATTCAGAATCTTATATCACTACTACAGAATAAAGCTTATAAAAACATCGGGTGGGTCCTCAAAATCAGTCTGCCATTCAATGTCCAGGAAGCAGCTGCagaattagaatagaatagaatagaatctaGATGACAAGTGCAAGTTCAAATGATGATCTCTGATTTCTGGATTTGGGAGAGAACTGCTCATGTTTGTATTGATCTGACAGTCCTACACCATGGGGATAACATGCAGATAGCGTGTCTGTAAGCATTGTCTACACTTATGATCACCTGTGCTATCTTTTGCATGTAGCTACCACGACCCAAGTCCTCCAGTAAACTAACTAACTACATATGATTCAAGAGGTGAAAACGAAACAATACCAGAGCAGTACTGGTCCCCGTCCGTCCCGATGTGTCGGTCTACGCTGTCAGTCATTTCACACTCCTGCCTCTCGCTTAGATCCGCGCCGGCGAACTCGACCGGGTGTTTGATCCGCAGATGTCTGAGCATGCCGGTGGTGCGGCCTTTGTGGATCAGACAACCTTTACACAGCAGACACTGGACTCCATCTTCGTCTATGGCTTTAAAGAAATGCCAGACTACACTTCTCTTCCGAGGCGCCATCTTTAGCTCCGGTGTTGTTGTGTTCTAAACAATCACGTGCCACTCACAATTACTGACTGTGACGTAAAATGAGTATGTAAAAGATGCACAGTATTTTGACTCGAAAAGTGTCCGGATGTAAAGCACATTGGTAACCATTTATGAGTTATGttcaaggaggttttatattgtGTTGACCAGCGTCTGACGGACGTGGTTCCTGGGCACACTAATATGCCCCATAATGCACTGCTGCTGCGTAACATCTGTGGTGGGTGTCAGCGGCGGACTCTATGGGCGGACTAGAGATAAGCAGCATGATGGGGCAAATATGGAAAGGAAAACAATGAGGAAAACACATAATGCATGTAATTAAGATTATTCAGAGTGTTACAGTGGGGATTTAAACGACCAGTGTCAAAAGTCAAGCTGGAAAAAGAGTAGGCTACCACTGATatatactgaatgtacaaaatattagggacactttacactgatgaggtgaatccaggtaaaagcgaTTACCCCTTATTACAACTATACCaccaggaggagatggaggttaatagaagcagatgagttagagaaggatttttaacaactgagatgtggattgtgcaaaaggggcttcAAAGATgtctctaatattttgtatattcagtgtttAGTGATGACTCAGCCAAATATGATGTAGCCCTAACAATAATGACTAGGTTGTTAGCTTGCAGTTTAGTCTAGAACATACATTAGGCCTAGGCACAACTGGCAAGCACAGAATTTGTTTACCAAATAGGTATTTTTGATTAGTTTTAATTGTGTTT is a genomic window of Centroberyx gerrardi isolate f3 chromosome 1, fCenGer3.hap1.cur.20231027, whole genome shotgun sequence containing:
- the LOC139920315 gene encoding uncharacterized protein LOC139920315, which gives rise to MAPRKRSVVWHFFKAIDEDGVQCLLCKGCLIHKGRTTGMLRHLRIKHPVEFAGADLSERQECEMTDSVDRHIGTDGDQYCSVEVALEDGDSDCIATVNGAEITCAISGILEAAEEVAVKQRKQEASGDGRSTRKRSLIWKHYERLENQNCALCLLCMKKIQHNSNTSNLHRHLAKIHPEATELGEIKKPKPSNTLQHSPVKVKDTAKLSDIIVVKEKCSDKHKVSRVPEGEMRVLERERELIEALRNAQKQEARALEHQRELLEMLRAANAREAAAERERIESLRRAQEEEARDLSRQRQELQKERAELLTKWEEFNLLSGGQQAN